In Marispirochaeta aestuarii, the following proteins share a genomic window:
- a CDS encoding PD-(D/E)XK nuclease family protein: MSVLKTIIDISGKLYTLKNDNLNLLLSSNVLRRELLHSDIIAKLIDTNYDGSLERVRLLFRCLQIKEFPNYSLKDPKSIIVSRETDNIDILIELLNEKTAIIIENKVDARDQPAQISNYVKTLKGEKYNYKEESIHVVYLTPLGWDPSVDSIGDYTGPITPCSYKEHIIKWLQTCDDTPEAFGNDNIRCNIRLYREMIEEMVNDSFNEREAASAVFEEGSIEPNQTRYVLNASQKRCHVMFLQELMQELQQRGLKIETDVNEIKQSAIEGDDYGFCVTMSEQYNWVVEFNWNNGNYRLGTGLQPVSPGTTDQNVKDRIEHIVNKKSIPCDELNPNDYWYLWRTTNSSGIGNFKKNKDNEYASSIEWQKWAKEYADKFLDDYDSLKRVFTEYNS, translated from the coding sequence ATGTCTGTATTGAAGACAATAATCGATATCTCAGGAAAACTATATACCTTAAAAAATGATAATCTCAATTTACTTCTTTCCAGTAATGTACTCCGGAGAGAACTTCTTCATTCAGACATTATAGCTAAGCTTATAGATACGAATTATGATGGCAGTCTGGAACGAGTCAGACTTCTATTTAGGTGTCTTCAAATTAAAGAATTCCCCAATTATTCACTAAAAGATCCAAAATCGATCATAGTTTCAAGAGAAACAGATAATATAGATATTCTTATAGAATTATTGAATGAGAAGACTGCAATAATAATCGAAAACAAAGTTGATGCCCGCGATCAGCCTGCTCAAATTAGTAACTATGTAAAAACTTTAAAAGGGGAGAAATACAACTATAAAGAAGAATCGATACACGTTGTCTATCTTACTCCATTAGGCTGGGATCCATCAGTTGATTCCATCGGAGATTATACGGGACCGATAACGCCATGTTCTTATAAAGAGCATATTATTAAGTGGTTGCAGACTTGTGATGATACGCCTGAAGCTTTTGGTAATGACAATATCCGCTGCAATATACGATTATACAGGGAGATGATAGAAGAAATGGTTAATGATTCCTTTAATGAAAGAGAAGCGGCAAGTGCTGTTTTCGAGGAGGGTTCAATAGAACCGAATCAGACACGCTATGTACTGAATGCATCACAAAAGAGATGTCATGTAATGTTTTTACAAGAACTGATGCAGGAGCTACAACAACGTGGCTTAAAAATCGAAACAGACGTAAATGAAATCAAACAAAGTGCTATTGAAGGTGATGATTATGGGTTCTGCGTTACAATGTCCGAACAGTATAATTGGGTGGTTGAGTTTAACTGGAATAATGGTAATTATCGCTTAGGGACAGGATTACAGCCTGTCTCACCTGGAACCACAGATCAGAACGTGAAGGATAGAATTGAGCATATCGTGAACAAGAAATCTATACCTTGTGATGAATTAAACCCAAATGACTATTGGTACCTTTGGCGAACCACGAATAGTAGTGGAATTGGCAATTTTAAGAAAAATAAAGACAATGAGTATGCTTCTTCAATTGAATGGCAGAAATGGGCAAAAGAATATGCTGATAAATTTCTCGATGATTATGATTCATTAAAGAGAGTATTCACTGAATATAATTCATAG
- a CDS encoding DnaB-like helicase C-terminal domain-containing protein — protein MSDSVPTIYRILMYSEALTECMELIEKRYHNRSQEVNYPAFDIEETYGKIEYICGREECKDDYVSKMLYKKLPTMEFLKRLSITKKIPCLVISINQSADAIMMDLLSAMCALDVHRLRTGNFQPCHFHRITKAGGAIYDRKSYFLVFSKPESIRRIQDVKRFVKEKFISFVLILYKQSNDKYVVANSNIINRKYLDLLAKYLSVPIGLSRIYLDLRNDVITQENEEDSVRPRQSNN, from the coding sequence ATGTCAGACAGTGTTCCCACAATTTATCGAATTTTAATGTATAGCGAGGCTCTTACTGAGTGTATGGAATTAATTGAAAAGAGATATCATAATCGTTCTCAAGAAGTTAATTATCCAGCATTTGATATCGAGGAGACATATGGCAAAATTGAATATATATGCGGACGAGAAGAATGTAAGGATGATTATGTATCGAAAATGTTGTACAAGAAATTGCCAACAATGGAATTTTTAAAGAGATTATCAATAACGAAGAAAATTCCATGCCTGGTTATTAGCATAAATCAATCCGCAGATGCGATTATGATGGACTTATTGTCTGCTATGTGTGCTCTTGATGTTCATAGGTTAAGAACCGGGAATTTCCAGCCTTGTCATTTTCATAGGATAACTAAAGCAGGAGGGGCCATTTATGATAGAAAATCATATTTCTTGGTTTTTTCAAAACCTGAAAGTATTAGAAGAATTCAGGATGTAAAAAGATTTGTAAAAGAAAAATTCATTTCCTTTGTTTTAATCTTATACAAGCAAAGCAACGATAAGTACGTAGTCGCAAATTCAAACATTATAAACCGAAAATATCTTGATCTACTTGCCAAATATTTATCAGTCCCTATAGGTTTATCCAGAATATATCTCGATCTCCGAAACGATGTTATAACTCAAGAAAATGAGGAAGATTCAGTTCGACCGAGACAGAGCAATAATTAA